From one Rhineura floridana isolate rRhiFlo1 chromosome 4, rRhiFlo1.hap2, whole genome shotgun sequence genomic stretch:
- the MSH5 gene encoding mutS protein homolog 5 translates to MSATDIFGTHCQPQTLAVTEQEDEQGQPEIYMCVLWYGGELGIAYYDTGDCSIYLMSDTPDNEDLKLLQKVVDEVLPKYILSSAKQDYNIAQFLSNIGATMGDKQEGGKPEIVLYPNTDFGLEVSKQRILSRQFPFVPSHMTATEKILYLSSVIPFESPLVVRALGGLLKFLERRRVGVELEESNVTVPILAFKRFILTDIVHVDQDTYCVLQIFKSEVHPSVYKQASGKKEGLSLYGILNHCRCKWGEKLMRLWLMRPTRNLTELNKRLDVIEFFLLAQNHETVLTLQECLKNIKNVPLILRRMALSNTKVSDWQALYKTVYSAVCLRDTCRSLPNTIELFQTISQVFTDDLHYIASLISKVVDFEGSISENNFTVRPNVDPTIDEKKRKLIGLSDFLTEVARKELEDLDNRIPSCSVIYIPLIGFLLSIPRLPTMVDKNDFEIEGLDFMFLSEEKLHYRSARTKELDSLLGDLHCEIRDQETLIMYQLQTKILEKSAVLSDVIEYTAHLDVLLSWAVMARENGYIRPCFSHSHMIRIKDGRHPLMELCAKTFVPNSVESTETYGRIKILTGPNSSGKSVYLKQIGIITFMALIGSYVPAAEAEIGAVDGIYTRIHSRESVSLGLSTFMIDLNQVAKAVNNATERSLVLIDEFGKGTNTVDGLSLLAAVLRHWIRQATQCPHIFVATNFHSLVQLNLLPDSPLMQYLTMDTHQDGDELVFFYQIKEGVSTISHAANIAALAGMPPKVVARGVEVSELLRSGKPIQHTDHCSKEKQLQSCKSLADKFLSLDLNNPQLDLKEFMSQEVLPCSASLLYPIKKA, encoded by the coding sequence CAAGAAGATGAACAAGGACAGCCTGAGATCTACATGTGTGTACTGTGGTACGGAGGAGAGCTGGGCATTGCTTATTATGACACTGGAGATTGCTCTATCTACTTAATGTCTGATACACCAGACAATGAAGACCTCAAACTGCTCCAGAAAGTGGTAGATGAAGTACTTCCCAAATACATATTAAGTAGTGCTAAGCAAGATTATAACATAGCTCAATTCTTGTCCAATATTGGTGCCACTATGGGAGACAAGCAGGAAGGAGGAAAGCCAGAGATTGTCCTCTATCCAAATACGGATTTTGGCTTAGAAGTAAGCAAGCAAAGGATCCTATCTAGGCAATTCCCCTTTGTCCCTTCTCACATGACAGCAACTGAGAAAATCCTCTATTTGTCCTCTGTTATTCCTTTTGAAAGCCCGCTTGTGGTAAGAGCATTAGGAGGTCTGCTGAAGTTTCTTGAAAGGAGAAGGGTTGGAGTTGAACTGGAAGAGAGTAATGTCACTGTTCCCATCCTGGCCTTTAAAAGGTTTATATTGACAGATATTGTACATGTCGATCAAGATACTTACTGTGTGCTGCAAATATTTAAAAGTGAAGTGCATCCTTCTGTATATAAGCAAGCCAGTGGGAAAAAGGAAGGACTCAGTTTATATGGGATTCTGAACCACTGTAGGTGCAAGTGGGGAGAGAAGCTGATGAGACTGTGGCTCATGAGACCCACCCGCAATTTGACAGAGCTGAACAAACGCCTGGATGTTATTGAATTCTTCCTGTTAGCTCAGAATCATGAAACAGTTCTCACCCTACAGGAGTgccttaaaaatattaaaaatgtaccTCTGATTCTTAGGCGGATGGCTCTTTCTAATACAAAGGTAAGTGACTGGCAGGCACTGTACAAAACCGTTTACAGTGCTGTTTGCCTCAGAGATACATGTCGCTCCCTGCCCAACACCATTGAGCTCTTCCAGACTATTTCACAAGTCTTCACTGATGATCTACACTATATTGCTAGCCTAATCAGCAAAGTGGTAGATTTTGAAGGCAGTATCTCAGAAAACAACTTCACTGTCAGACCAAATGTAGATCCCACTATTGATGAAAAGAAACGAAAGCTGATAGGACTCTCAGACTTCCTAACAGAGGTGGCCCGAAAAGAACTAGAGGATCTGGATAATAGGATTCCTTCTTGTAGTGTTATTTATATTCCCTTAATAGGATTCTTACTCTCCATTCCACGGCTGCCCACAATGGTGGACAAGAATGACTTTGAGATTGAGGGTCTGGATTTTATGTTCTTGTCAGAAGAAAAGCTACACTACCGCAGTGCTAGGACAAAAGAATTGGACAGCTTGCTTGGTGATCTTCATTGTGAAATAAGGGATCAAGAAACGCTGATCATGTACCAGCTACAGACTAAGATTCTGGAAAAATCTGCAGTACTGAGTGATGTCATTGAATACACAGCACATTTGGATGTGCTGCTCTCCTGGGCAGTGATGGCTCGAGAGAATGGATACATCCGACCATGCTTCTCTCATTCCCACATGATCCGTATTAAGGATGGAAGGCATCCACTGATGGAGTTATGTGCAAAGACTTTTGTGCCCAACTCAGTGGAGAGCACTGAAACATATGGCCGGATCAAGATCCTCACCGGGCCTAATTCATCTGGAAAGAGTGTATATTTAAAGCAGATAGGCATTATTACATTTATGGCCCTAATTGGCAGCTATGTCCCTGCTGCTGAGGCTGAAATAGGAGCAGTGGATGGAATCTACACCAGGATCCATAGCAGAGAGTCAGTATCTCTTGGATTGTCCACTTTTATGATTGATCTTAACCAAGTAGCCAAGGCAGTGAACAATGCCACTGAAAGGTCTTTGGTGCTCATTGATGAGTTTGGCAAAGGCACAAACACGGTAGATGGCCTCTCTCTTTTGGCTGCTGTGCTAAGGCACTGGATTAGGCAAGCGACCCAGTGCCCACACATTTTTGTCGCTACCAATTTCCATAGTTTGGTACAGCTGAATTTGTTGCCTGACAGTCCTCTTATGCAATACCTGACCATGGACACCCACCAAGATGGAGATGAGCTTGTGTTTTTTTATCAGATCAAAGAAGGAGTGTCAACTATCAGCCACGCAGCCAATATTGCAGCTTTGGCTGGCATGCCACCCAAAGTGGTTGCCCGAGGAGTAGAAGTGTCAGAGCTGCTCCGCAGTGGAAAGCCCATCCAACATACTGATCATTGTTCAAAAGAGAAACAGCTGCAAAGTTGTAAATCTCTGGCAGATAAGTTCCTCTCCCTAGATCTCAACAACCCCCAGCTGGATTTAAAGGAATTTATGAGTCAAGAGGTGCTGCCCTGTTCAGCATCCTTACTGTACCCAATTAAAAAGGCATAG